Below is a window of Pseudomonadota bacterium DNA.
GGGAAAAACAACAGTCATCGGCTGAAGTTGGGTAATCACAATAAGACTATTCGTATCGCTCGCACGGACCATATTACCCGGGTCCACAAGACGAAGTCCAATGCGGCCCGTAATCGGTGAGGTAATCCGGCAGTAGACCAACTGAAGCCTGGCGCTGTCAACCAATCCCTGGTCAACCTTTACAGCACCTTCATATTGCTTGACCAGCGCCTCCTGGGTATCAAGCTGTTGTTTTGAGACTGAATCCTGCTGCCAGAGAACCCCATAGCGGTCAAGGTCAATCTTTGCATTGGCAAGGGTTGCCTGGTCACGCGCCAACTGCCCCTCAGCCTGTGTCAACTGGACTTCGAAGGGTCTGGGATCTATAAGCGCCAGCAGGTCTCCCTTGTTGACGATTTGACCCTCCTTATAAAAGACATCCATGAGCTGCCCGTCCACACGAGTCCTGACTAATACCGTGTAAACCGGCATGACAGTACCAAGGCCATTCACATACACATTAATATTCCCTTTTTTCGCAGGTATTGCCAGGACAGGCGTAGTGCGTGTCCTGGCAATAGATCCCTTTTTGTCAGCCTGTGCCATGCCCGATTTTACAAAAAGCAGGTATGTTCCTGCAACTGCAAAACACCCTGCCAGCAGCACAAACAGCCAGCGCTTTTGTAAGGCAGTGAAACGAGCTTGACGCTGAATGCCGTCCTTCCCATTTTCTTCTCTAAGCATTGTATTTATAT
It encodes the following:
- a CDS encoding MdtA/MuxA family multidrug efflux RND transporter periplasmic adaptor subunit, which gives rise to MLREENGKDGIQRQARFTALQKRWLFVLLAGCFAVAGTYLLFVKSGMAQADKKGSIARTRTTPVLAIPAKKGNINVYVNGLGTVMPVYTVLVRTRVDGQLMDVFYKEGQIVNKGDLLALIDPRPFEVQLTQAEGQLARDQATLANAKIDLDRYGVLWQQDSVSKQQLDTQEALVKQYEGAVKVDQGLVDSARLQLVYCRITSPITGRIGLRLVDPGNMVRASDTNSLIVITQLQPMTVVFPIAEDSLPQILRRFKKGAQLQVEVYDRGQKEKLAVGSLSTIDNQIDTSTGTVKLKATFPNKQNELFPNQFVNVQLLVDVKLGAVIIPSSAIQRGPQGTFVYVVKEDMTVTVRPVSIDEIQGNEASVKTGVSPGESVVADGADKLREGSKVEPKRNSAETPEKGR